The genomic region atttttgttcttgttttttgttaCTTGTAGGTCTGTGATTCAGATACCATGCTTGATCCAGCCTCATCAGTGGAGATGGTAAAGGTTTTAGAAGAAGATCCAATGGTTGGAGGAGTTGGAGGTGATGTGCAGGTGAGTACGATGATTTTCAGAGTAGCAGAGGAGTTGCAGAAACTACTGGCACCATAGGAGATTTTGCTGACTAGAATGGCTTTGAATATACTGCGATACCACTATTGAGGCTCTTATAAAACCTTAACCTTTCTATCTGCTAAACAGAAACCCTTACTATGAGATATGAGCACAGTATGGTTTTAACACCCATAGAAAGCAAACAGATATTATTATACCCCATACAAGTGAAAAGTGGGGCACTGGCATTTTCAGGACTGTTTTGGCATCTTTGAGTCTCTAGGTATAACTTCTTGCTCAGGGTACCAAAGAAAAGCTACAGGAGAGCACACAACTGAGAACAGGTCTCCCAAAGCCAAGTCTAGCACACCAAGCACTTCAATTATGTTATTACTGGCAGCCAAGATTGTTAGGAGTAAAAGCCTTTTTGCAATGCAGTGCACTATGCATTCTGTGTGTGGTTGGGTTTCCTCTGCACCTCTGTCAGGCAGGACGATGGAAAGCCCCCAAGTCAGCCCAGCTCCACTTTTGCTAGGATTTCCACCATTGTGGAGTCTGGCTGACAACTACAGCAAAAGACTCTTCATTCCTTTTGATACAATTGCTTCTGTGACAATTTATGAAGAAAATTGCATATGAATATTTCAACTGGCCTTGGGATCGGTCCCTCGTACTCAGTTGGGCTTTTATGtgaaacaaaagagaaagggCCATCTATATGGGCAAGCACTTACTAATGAATGCCCCAGTAGTCAGAAGTATTTCAGGCATGTGGCTCTTAACTCCAGAAATTAAGATTCCCACAGAAGCTTGAATATCTTTTCAGCTGTGGGTTCACCGTGAACCAGGCATCACACTCAGCCTAAACTTGTGAGAAGCCAGACACATGTGAGTCCAACTGACATGGGACAGTATGGGCCCAACTATGACAATGAAGAAGGTTCATAAGTATctgcagagaaagagaaggacaTGTGCTCTGGGAGGAGAGGTGGTTAAAATGAAGgatctgggctttttttttttcctaattacctTTCCAGCATACACCCAATACATTTGAGTTAGGCTTGAGCCTATCCCTGAGCCCTGCTTCTTCTAAAATGTTTTAGAATTAGGTCGAAACAGAGAAAAGTTGGGCCCTTGGCCTTCAAacctgacagaagtcagggcCATTGGagcaaaccacttttttttttttttctagttgcaGAATACTGCTAGAAGGCCACAGTTTCCCCTGAAAATCCCCGCACTGAGAAGATATCAATGCAGAGCTGGCACAGCCACCCTGCTGCACACATCTTTGCCACATTCACCAGCACAAGGTGTGTGCTGAGAACGTGGATGTGGAAACATGGACTTGAGTGTCTGTGTGTACTCATGCCTCCATTGAGCATTCTGACTCCTAGACTGTGCCTATGTTGTATTTTAAGTGTAGGTTTGAGCTTCAGGTGGGCTTTGGAGCATACGGAAGACAATGAATAAGACCTTTATACAGGCCAAAGTATGATGCTACTGGAGTATCACAACAGGTCTTGAAGCAACATAACGTGGCTGGTACTGCGAAGACAAATCAGAACAGGTTGCTCTTCAGAGGGCCTAATGTCAGATATGGGGACATAGTTCAGGGTCAAGTCCCTAGGGCAAGCCTTATGATGCCAAAAATGTAGGCCAAAGACCTACAAGAAAGAAGCAGGAGTCCACATCTGGGAGTCCACCATCTCCTCTCAAGAGAGGCTGAGACCAGCAGGTCCTTAACTGGGGatgaagggaaaggaagaatGAGCCAGAGAAGAAGTTTCATGGTGGAAAAGAGGAAAGGTTGCTAGGAAAAAGTGAATGTTTTGGTAGAATAGACTTTTAAAGTCTTCATCTCATCTTTCCTGTCAATGTCCTGGACTGTACAGGTAACTCCTGGATTTGTCACGAGGTGGACACAGGGGCAAGGTTCCCCCTATATTTTGGCTAATGGTGCTCTAGTCTCTGCAAATTCTTTATTGATCTAAtgtgtgtattttctttctcaagaGCCTATATCTAAAATGACAATTTTTTGTACTTTGCAGATTTTGAACAAATATGATTCCTGGATATCTTTTCTGAGCAGCGTGAGATACTGGATGGCATTTAACATAGAAAGAGCCTGTCAGTCCTATTTCGGCTGTGTACAGTGCATCAGCGGACCTCTGGGAATGTACAGAAACTCTTTACTCCATGAATTCGTGGAAGATTGGTACAATCAAGAATTTATGGGCTCCCAGTGCAGCTTTGGAGATGACAGACATCTAACTAACAGAGTGCTAAGTCTGGGCTATGCAACAAAATACACAGCTAGATCCAAGTGCCTTACCGAAACACCGATAGAGTATCTCAGGTGGCTGAATCAGCAGACCCGCTGGAGTAAATCGTACTTTAGAGAGTGGCTTTATAATGCGATGTGGTTCCACAAGCATCATTTGTGGATGACCTATGAAGCTGTAATCACTggattctttcctttcttccttatcGCCACTGTCATTCAGCTCTTCTACAGGGGAAAAATCTGGAACATCCTCCTCTTCTTGCTGACAGTTCAGTTAGTGGGCCTGATAAAGTCTTCCTTTGCCAGCTTCCTTAGGGGCAACGTTGTCATGGTTTTCATGTCACTCTACTCAGTGTTGTACATGTCAAGTTTACTGCCAGCAAAGATGTTTGCAATTGCCACGATAAACAAAGCAGGGTGGGGCACATCAGGAAGAAAAACCATTGTAGTTAATTTTATAGGACTCATACCAGTCTCCATTTGGTTTACAATCCTCCTAGGTGGCGTAATTTTCACTATCTACAAGGAATCAAAAAAGCCATTTTCAGAGTCAACACAGACAGTTCTCATCATTGGCACAATACTCTATGCATGTTACTGGGTTATGCTTTTGACTTTGTACTTTGCTCTTATCAACAAATGTGGCAGGCGGAAGAAAGAGCCACACTTTGACATGGTGCTAGATGTATGATGTTTCCGTGGGAAGTTACCCAGAGAGTTGTAAAGCAACCCAACGACCTTGTAGTATCTGTGGCATCAGACGAATGTTGCCAAGGGAAATGGATCATTGCTGCTGGGAATAGGACCTTTATATTCCTCTGGGTTCATTTTCATCCTgccaaagtaagaaaaaaaacaataaaaagtgggtttttttttaattttattttatttttttgtatcgCAAAGGGGGGACAAACACAAACCACACAGTTTCGACCTGTTCGCAAGAAAATGGGAGAACTTCTATGTTTATGCACTTTTTTATTGTGCATATGCCTGACAGTGTTACGTTCTATATACCTCACTGGTCATGCTTATGTGTGTGGACAGGAATGAAAGGAGTTTGGAGAATCGAGAAAAGGATCTTACAACCCCTTGCAACCTAATTTATGAACTTCTCTTTTTTATAGTTCTGTTTATAGGAAGGGTCTTTTTTGTTAGGCTGCCAAATGTAATGCCAAAGGTAAATTTTAAGAGGCCATTGGCTGAgctgtatttttatattattgtattatttgtgtgtgtgtatttttaaacCAACTTTTTTGTTAAAtcacatattttatattttactatCTGCCAAAAAAAAGCTGCCTCCTGAACATTTTGTTCTTTAGTCTTTTTaaacacatttggaaaaaaaatcctacttcCTCCCCCAAAAATTGTGCAGAATTGATATTGTTCAcaccagaaagaataaaaaaacctcTCTGCGTTTTTGCAACTGATGAATGgttatttctgtgaaaaaatgtttaaatgtgcTCTTTGAAGGCATTAATTAGGAAAGGCCCAACGTTTTCGGTTTTTGAATACAAGCATATTGTGCATAAAAAGGCCAAAGGGGTAGACATGTGcaatttgggggtttgttttggatACATTGTAAAAGGGAAATTTGCTTCTCTGCTGACAGCATAATATCCCTGGCATGCGCAATAGCTGTAAGGCAAGGCGGGCCTCAGTGCCATTGGAAAAGACATTGCTATAGGAAAGCTCCCACTGACTTTTAATGGGACCTGAGGAGTCAAAAACTTCTGATCTGGAGAAATACTGGACACCTAAAACTACTGCTGACTTCACTGATGGTCATAGGTGTTCATAACCTGCTACTATCAAGCAGATAGTTCAGATTTTTGAGTTTAAAAAACATACATGGAAGGAAAGCTTATCAACACTTTCAAACAGTGGGTGTGTTACTACAAAACTTCGGCAGTGCCTTTCACAGAGtttaaagaaaatgcaaacaTCAGCTCTTCAATCCAGTGTAATACagaccccagtactgagcccaaTAATTTGTGTTTGACTGAAGCATATCTACCAGAAAATAAGCCAATTTTTTATCAGAAACATCAAGTCTTAGCAAATCCATCACTTCCTTGGTGCCCAATAATCAGTCCTGGACATTTATTTTGGACCATGGTTTTGAGAAATAATATTCAGGACTAAATTCTGCAATCCTTCACCAGCCAAAGGAATGTGGCATTGAGCCCCATTATACTTTATAAAGAGCAAAAGAAAGCCAGCTGCATACAGACACATGCCCTTTTTAGATTCTGGTTTTAAAAGCACTGTGGTAAAGCAGAAATCAGCATATGATGCTTAAAGAACTTAGAAGcattttcagcttctctttttttaTGCAGACATGAATAGATTCTGCTGTAGAATGAACTGCACACACACTACCTTATTTGTCTGATTATCTTGAGGTACATGATTGCTTGAAAGTCATACTAATATGTTAATGATTGGAGAGTTGATTCACGTTGATTACAAAATAGAAcagtattaaaattttaaaaaagcaaaagaaacaataaaaaaaaaacttgacTATGCCTTTTAACTATTTATGATGTAAGTTAAAGCTTGGGTTAACATTCAAATGTCAAATAAATCCTCTCATTCTATAAAAAGATTGAATTAATTGCCTGTATTTATTCTAGCAATTATTCAATGTACTTCCAATATAGGTTGTATAGTATAATTGTTACtttcataaataaaatatttttgataaGATTATGACTAATTCATGATATTTCTGATCAACACTTCTGCTTTGAAGCCACAAATCTGCCCATTTTGAAGTACATTGTTATACTGTCCCCAGCCAGATTTCCAAGTTGCCATG from Patagioenas fasciata isolate bPatFas1 chromosome 2, bPatFas1.hap1, whole genome shotgun sequence harbors:
- the HAS2 gene encoding hyaluronan synthase 2 is translated as MHCERFICILRILGTTLFGVSLLLGITAAYIVGYQFIQTDNYYFSFGLYGAILASHLIIQSLFAYLEHRKMKRSLETPIKLNKTVALCIAAYQEDPDYLRKCLLSVKRLTYPGIKVVMVIDGNSEDDVYMMDIFTEIMGRDKSATYIWSNNFHDKGPGETDESHRESMQHVSQLVLSNKSVCIMQKWGGKREVMYTAFKALGRSVDYVQVCDSDTMLDPASSVEMVKVLEEDPMVGGVGGDVQILNKYDSWISFLSSVRYWMAFNIERACQSYFGCVQCISGPLGMYRNSLLHEFVEDWYNQEFMGSQCSFGDDRHLTNRVLSLGYATKYTARSKCLTETPIEYLRWLNQQTRWSKSYFREWLYNAMWFHKHHLWMTYEAVITGFFPFFLIATVIQLFYRGKIWNILLFLLTVQLVGLIKSSFASFLRGNVVMVFMSLYSVLYMSSLLPAKMFAIATINKAGWGTSGRKTIVVNFIGLIPVSIWFTILLGGVIFTIYKESKKPFSESTQTVLIIGTILYACYWVMLLTLYFALINKCGRRKKEPHFDMVLDV